The genome window GAAAAGGAACATGACAGTTAGCAGTTGCTCTTATCAGCACATTGCAGAAGAATGAAGTTTCAGGGGATCTTTGGCATAGAAGATTAGGACATTCTTCATTACCAGTGATGCAACATATTGCTTTCATGCATAATAAAGTAGACAATACAATACATAATAAGTGTTCCATTTGTCAATTGGCTAAACAATGTAGATTGGTCTTTCATGTTCGTGAGCACCCAAGTACAAAACCATTTCAACTTGTTCACATGGATGTATGGGGACCTTATAAAGTTACTGCACATGATAATAAATATTACTTCCTTACAGTGGTAGATGATTACACTAGAGAAAGTTGGATCATTCTAATGCAGTTGAAAAGTGAAACTATTATTTTCTTGAAGCAGTTCTTCTGTATGGTTAAGACACAGTTCAACACATGCATTAAAGTGATTAGAACAGACAATGGTAGAGAGTTTTTTAATCATCAGTGGAGTGAGTTCCTGCAGGGTCATGGAGTAATCCATCAGAGTAGCTGTGTGCACACCCCACCACAAAATGGGATGGTTGAGAGAAAACACAGGAACATCTTAGACACTGCTAGAGTACTGAAATTCCAAGCTGGAATACCAAGCAAAGTTTGGGGAGTATGTGTTCAAACAACTATTTATCTTATAAACAGACTTCCTACTAAAGTACTAGGTAGGAAAAGCCCTTTTGAATTGTTGTATGGCAGGCCACCTTCACTAGCACATCTCAGAACCTTTGGATGCCTATGTTATGCTACAAATGTGGTTAAGGAAGACAAGTTTAGGCCAAGAGCTACGGGAGCTTTCCTAATGGGATACTCTACTACTTAGAACGGGTATAAATTATTTGACAGGACTACCAACTCTTTCTTTGTTAGCATGGATATCTTGTTCAGGGAATCTGTGTTTTCTTTCATCACAACACATCATCAACAAGTTTCAGAACCCATCACAGATGTTTTTGAATCCCAACAATAAAGAGAACTGCATACCATGTAGTCAACAGGATTAGTAGATATCACTGAATCTGAGGGCATGCAGATGTAGATTCACCCGGCACAAAAGATCAAGATACGCAAGATCAAGTAGCATCTAATTCAGATACTTATGAAGATGTAGTTGATGACCTATTAGAAATACCAGCTCTAATAATTGATCACACAGTTGCACCAGATACAACTGCTCAGGCATGGCTGCTCCAACATTGCAAGAACATGCTGCTTCAGCACTACTTCCTACTATGCTCACCAGACAATCAACTAGAACCAAACATCCTCCAATCTGGATGCAAGACTATGTTGTTGGCACCAAACAAGACTCACATTGTCTTTATCCTATTTTCATCTTCTTGTCTTATGACTGTGTCATAAAGAAGTACAAAGGCTACATAAGGGCCTTCTCCACAACCAAAGAACCACAAAACTTCAGAGAAGCAGTGCAGGATGATAGGTAGATCCAGGCCATGAAATAAGAGATTGAGGCATTGGAGGACAACAAGACATGGGAAGCAGTCGACTTGCCTCCTGGGAAATCACCTATAGGGTCAAAATGGGTCTACAAGATCAAGTACAAAGCCAATAGAGAGGTGGAAAGATTTAAGGCTCGCTTGGTTGCTAAGGGATATAGTCAACAAGAGGGCCTAGACTATCATGAAACTTTTTCACCAGTGGCAAAGATGGTGACAGTCCATTCAGTAATAACATTAGATGCTTCTAAAGACTGAGGCCTTTATCAAATGGATGTATTCAATGCTTTCTTACAAGGAGACATAGATGCGGAAGTATATATGGACTTGCCTCAAGGTTTTTAAAGACAGGGGAGAAAAAGGTCTGTAGGCTGTTGAAATTCCTATATGGACTCAAACAAGCATCACGACAATGGAATCTTAAACTTATAGAGGCCTTACTTAGTGTAGGCTTCACCCAAAGTGTTTATGACTACTCCTTGTTCACTAAGAAGTCTGGGAATGAGATTGTCATTATCCTAATCTATGTGGATGATTTACTGTTAACTGAAAGCAGTATAAAGCTCATTAATGAAGACAAATCAGTACTGCATCAGAAATTTAAGGTGAACTAAGATACTTTCTGGAGATTGAAGTTTTGAGGTCTTAGCAAGGAATCCTTCTTAATCAGAGGAAATACACCCTAGAGCTCCTCTCAGAGATGGGCTTAAGTGGAGAAAAACCTACTATTACACCTCTAGAACTCAATCAGAAGCTTACTTCACTTGAGTATGATAAGGGGATTGGAAGTAAAGTATATGATCCTTTGATAGATGTCACAAGCTGTCAAAAGCTGATTGGAAAACTCCTGTACCTCACAGTCACCAGGCCAGACATTAGTTATGCAGTACAGATTTTGAGTCAATTCATGAAGACTCCAAAAAGATCCCATATGGATGCAGCCACCCGTGTAGTAAGATACCTAAAACAAGCACTATGTATGGGAGTGATCATGAGAAGAGGACTAGCTGATGCCTTAACTGGCTTCTGTGATTCAGACTGGGCAGCATGTCCAATAAGTAGAAGGTCTGTCAGTGGTTATCTTGTTAAGTTTGGCGATTCCCTAATTTCTTGGAGGTCGAAGAAGCAACACACAGTCTCTCGAAGCAGTGTTGAAGCTGAATACAGAAGTATGGCATCTGCAGTAGCTGAGATAATGTGGTTGAGAGGGCTGTTTTCAGAACTAGGGTCTCCAATTCATCAACCAGTTATCCTATTTTCCAACAGTAAAGAAGCAATCTAAATAGCTGCTAATCCCATCTTTCATGAGCGCACAAAGCACATTGAAATTGATTGTCACTTCATTAGGGAGAAGCTCAAATAAGGGATCTTGCAAACACAATACATTTCTACAAGAAATCAACAAGCAGACATACTCACCAAAGGATTGGCCTCACCTCACCATCGGTTTCTACTTGGTAAGCTTTGTGTGTTAAATATTTTACACCCTTCAGCTTGAGGGAGAGTATTGGTATATATAGAAGTTAGTTAGTTGGTTAGAGCTATGGGGCCTAAGTGTACATATTAAAAGTTGTGGTATGCTAGAGTTAATTTAGAGACTAAATACCTAATTGTTAATTACAGTTGTATATAGTCGGCTGTTTATTCCCAGTTAATCAATTGAGCTATTTTCCCAATTATGAATCCTCTACTCTCTTCTTCTGCGCATGAATCTAACAGAAAGTACCCGACATTTATTTCTTGACCAATTTGGTTTGTCTAGGGTTCGAAATCCACTTGAATACGGAATATCTTCTCGTTGAGCCAATCACACAGAGTTTGTCTAGTACGATTTACCCTTCTATATGATTTATGAGCTATTATATAAGACCGAAACTTATCCTGTATACAtctaaaaaatacatagtgacaGCAAATTTTCTTGTTAACAAAAAAAAAGTACCATATATTCCATAAAATAATTGGGTTACGCAGAATTATTAGACAAAAAATACATGATCTATCTGATTGGACAAAAAATGAGATGGAGACAGAGAGGAGGTGTCCAAATCCAAATGAGTTATTAATGTGACAGAGAGATGGGGGAGGAAACAAGAGGAGAGAATTCAAACACGAAGGCCAAAGAAGAAAAGGCGGTTTCCTTCTCCTTTCTGTTCCCATTGGACAATCTTATCTCATCTTCTTCTTGTTTTGCCTCAGTAATGAATAAAGGAGATATGAGGATTTCTCTCTTAAATTTCTCCCTCTTTGTTTCCTTCCTCATCCCATCATCAGTATAAATCATAAAATTAGGAATGGCCAAACATTAATAATGTTGCTGTCATGCACGTGACATATTTACTATTCCTGCTCAATTTGTTTTATCCTTACTAATATTAATACGCAGAATTCTACAACTCATTAAATACCTTAGCTTTTAAAGTCCTCATGTAAAAAGTGTCTGCATCAGATATTTCCATTACAGAAGCAATGAGACCAGCTTATAAGTAGAATTTTGACAAAAATTTACCTATTATGCGAAATATCTATAGTTGCAATTCAGTGGCAGCCGGCGAGAAAGAATACAAATCAAAGACACAAATGTTGCAAATCGTTAGAACTAAAGTCTTAGCTAGACTTAAGAACGTGTGGGCGATTGGCGTGTTGTTAACTTGATATACACCATTGGGACAATATATATAGCATGTTTAATTCTTTTTCCCATTTTTGCATTTATTCTGCAAGGCATTCtctaaaaaaaaacaagaaaggtATGCAATGCAGATATATAGTTATTAAAAAGCGGGTCAattaattttgtagtttttttacgaatttatttttgattttatgTCTTTTTCTAAGGGATTTTCATTTTTACATACATGAGTGAAGAGATCAAAATAACAGATTTTTGCAATAATGTTTTCTTTTATTCAACTTATAAGTGGATATGGTATTGGGGATCAAATAACATGAGTCGTGGGGAGCTAACAAAGCAAACCTTTGTGATGATAAATCAAATAATGAAGTGAATTACACTAAAAGAGACATAATATACTATAATATGATTTTAGTCAATTGACATACATAAATTtattaatataaaagaaaaaattgatCGAGAGAATAAATTCTCCCCTTAAGCATAAGCAAGACTTTTTTAAGGATTACATTGTGAACGCTATTGTGTTGTGCATGAAGGatggatcctcaatttatagaagttcACAATCTTTTCCTTCAAGAAAAGGATATGTCAAATTGGAAGACATTCATATTTTGTTTaggaaaaataaaatcaactattttatattttatcctTCCTAATAGGAGATCATTTCCTCGTAATTAAAGAGTTAACTAGGAAACATGTATTAAACGAGAAGGTGATATTGGTAATCACCCACTCAAATCACTTAATTAATGATTAAATCGAGTTGGTTGAATCAAACTAATCAGGCACACTGATTTAATTAATTACAATATTTTCATAGCAAATTAGCAATATGCACGTTTAATGGTTTCACTAGTAAAACTTTTCGAATTGTTAGTATGACGATATTTATAGGTGGTCCTAGGTTATTATTTTGAAAATCTCTACAACATCAGGTGTAAAATCGGGAAAAGCTTAGTGTACGAGCATCAGGCTCAAACTAAGGTGGGTCATGAATCATATTTTTATTAAATGAAATTTTGGAGTCAACTTTAGTaagaatttaatttatatatatattgacattaTAAAatcttattatttttaataataagtAATATATTAAACCGACTAAATCATGTTATTCGTTGCATGTTTTAAATTACCAAATGAGAATTACGATGTGTCAATGCACATAAGTTAACAATAAAATTGCAttcgtttaatttttttttcttcaattcaTCATGGATCAGCCTTGCTATGTATTCTTAAATATTGTATGCTAGACAAGAGAAGTTGTTTATATCGTCAGCACCCTACCTATGACTCCAGGGTCGTAGGTTCGAGTAACATACGAACACGTATTTTTTTAAAAGTTAGTCTTATAGATAATTATTTCACATTTAGTCATTCTGACATTTTAAAGTAAAAATAGTTATAGTATATATTTATGGCTTTCAGGTCTATCCttacaatttcaattaataaacaTTAATTAAGTAagatatttaagaaaaaacaaaaagataaTTTAACTAAATATTCTTATAATTAACCATTTAAAAGTTTTTATAAGGGTATACAAGAATTTTAATAGACGGAAAATATGGATAGAAGcagtatttattttaataaaaaactTTCCATGTTCAAACATTTATCTACCCACCCCTACGGTAGGAAGTGGTACAGTGTGGTGGCCCTACCCACTTCATGATCTGTTTGTTCGGTTTAAGAACAAACATAGTAACATGGGCTGTGTTTCGTATGCTTAAGAATTACACTGTCACTTTTACTGCAATATATTTCTGCTACCAAATACCAATAAGAAAAAGAATCTCTTTCTTACTCCCCACATTCATATGAAGATTACATGTTCTGCCAATTTCAGTGCCACCagttatctatatatatattttacttcCTTCACTCATTATTACTTACACCCACACTACTTTttcaaaaagataaaaaaatctGAATCATTTCAGTGGGATCCACATGAAAAAATATGATCAATTATTTAATTTAGGCCCTCTTGTTAATTTTAAAAAGTTGGATGATTCTCAAGACCTGTGTGTCTCTAGTTCGAAATTACAGACATCAGTTAGTCAAACTGTTTCATTAGGTTCATTCTTCTAGTGCAGCTTACAAAACCAATTGGTGTCTTTTGTTTTAAGACAAAGGCATTGAGTTTACGAACTATTAACTGCTTTTTTCAAGTTCAATCTTTTTTCTAAATATTACTCACTGTTTCTTTAGCTGCTTTTGTTTGTTTGAAGATTTTCAGGCTCACTTCAAATCAAGTATAGTTGTTAGAAGATCTGCAAAACTAATTTTAGTAATCTTAAAAATTACTCCTCCATTCCATTCCATTTTATGTGGAAAAGTTTTAATATGCACTGAATttaaggaagaaagaaagaattttaaaatttatgatttaaaacaagcCATATATATTTATCTGGCTCTAAATCATCTAAGGGTAAAATATAAAGTTTAAAGtgaaattattttcaaaattaaagagcaaaaaagaaaatattaccACATAAATTGCAACAAAGAGagaaagcatatatatatatatatatatatatatatatatatatatattattattttgcaAAATTAGTTCAAACAAAGTAATTTTTTAAAGCTCGAAAACTGTAGTTTTATAAACTCTAAAACAAACATTACTTCCATCATTTACGTGGATATCTTATTATAAGATGGTCGGCAATCTGAATTTTACAATACAAAAGATTAGTAGTAGCATTATGATTTACTACTAATTTTTATAAATAGGAGAAAGAAACTAGTAGTGATTTTTATAAACAGACAACCTAACGATGCCCCCTGGTACTTGCTAGCTACATAGAAATTGCACTGAATAGTGAATATAATGATTGATTTTTCTCATCACGCAAATACCTTAAAGTAAAGTACTCTCGTACTTACATCTCTATCTTCTCTCTCAAATTTCTTGCCACTTCAAATAGTTCCCACAGGCACAGGTACCCCCACTCCTTCCCTTAAATACCCACCTTTTCTACTAAGTGTTTATATCACTTGCAAAAATCTTTAAAACCAGCTACTGATTTCTAGATGT of Nicotiana tomentosiformis chromosome 7, ASM39032v3, whole genome shotgun sequence contains these proteins:
- the LOC108945050 gene encoding secreted RxLR effector protein 161-like, yielding MGLSGEKPTITPLELNQKLTSLEYDKGIGSKVYDPLIDVTSCQKLIGKLLYLTVTRPDISYAVQILSQFMKTPKRSHMDAATRVVRYLKQALCMGVIMRRGLADALTGFCDSDWAACPISRRSVSGYLVKFGDSLISWRSKKQHTVSRSSVEAEYRSMASAVAEIMWLRGLFSELGSPIHQPVILFSNSKEAI